TGCTACTAAATTAGAACAAACATACATGATCCATCGGAGAAGAAACACAATAACCGCCTGTGAAGATTTAGACTTCCATTGGGATTTACGAGAAGTACAACTAGTTAGAGACTACTGGAAACAAGGGTTATCGGTTGTAGACATTGCGAAAAAGATGAACCGGCTTCAAGAGGAAGTCTTAATTCTGATAATCGACCAATCCCGAAGAAGGAATATTAGCCCGAGAAAGGGAGGGGCGTTGGG
Above is a window of Bacillus oleivorans DNA encoding:
- a CDS encoding helix-turn-helix domain containing protein is translated as MNIPALPTKQQKRAATKLEQTYMIHRRRNTITACEDLDFHWDLREVQLVRDYWKQGLSVVDIAKKMNRLQEEVLILIIDQSRRRNISPRKGGALGWKDLES